The genomic region ATGCGAATACGACTCACGGCCGCAGTCTCCGGAGAATCAAGGAGGCAAGAAGAGAAGGGGACGCCGACGCGAGAATGCGCGGTCGTCTACGGCGAAGCCTAGGTCGCCCTGGATCGCACGGGGGGCGAGGCGTCCGCGAAATGCGCGGAACTTCGCCGGCACAACCGCGTCGCTCGGCCCCGGCGGCGCATTCGACCAGGGGAAAAACGTCGAGCGACGCGGGGGACTTGCGCGGAAGCTGCCGTGGCTGCGCCGGCGCACGTTCGTCGCCGCTTGAGGATCGCTCTCTCAGTTCCCGCCCGCGGCCGTCTCGCGGTGCGGCTTGGCGTCCGAGAATCCGGCTTCGACGAGGTCCTCGTACCCCGCTTTGAGCGCTCGGACTTCGTACCCCAGCGGGGTCAAGATCGCGGCGGCTTGCTTCGAGCGCATTCCCACCGCGCAGTACGTGTAGATGATCTTTTTGCCTTTGCCTTGCTTGGGCGGCAGCGTCTTGGCGACTTTCTTGGCATCGAAACTGTGCTTGAAGAGCGATTGCACGGGCAAGAACACCGCCCCCTCGACGTGCCCCGCTTTCCATTCCTCGGGGCTGCGGACGTCGACGAGCACGGCTTTCTTGGCGTCGAGATTCTGCTGGATCGTCTTGAACGAATCCTTCGACCACTCGACCTGAGTGCGCGTCGCGCCCCCCGGGGCCAGGAAAATGACGGCGGCAAGAGCGACGAGGTGCGACACAATCCCCTCGCAAGATCAAGTCACGGCGGCAACAACGCGCCTCAGTATAGCACGGCGGGGCCCTTGCCGGCGGCAACGGGACGAACGGCTGCGGAATCAACGACAAAGCGTCGCGGGAACCTGGGTCCCCGCGGCGCTTCGGGTATCGGCCGCCGATTTCGGCGGCACGGACGGGGTTTGACTGCGTTGTCGGCGGTGACGGCGGGCGTCAGATCTCCAGCGTGATCTTCTCCGCCTCGGCCGCGGCCCGCAGTTTGCTCAGGGCGCGGGCCTCGATCTGACGGATCCGTTCCTTGGTGACCCCCAGCTCGGCGCCGACTTCCTTCAGGGTCAGCGGCTCGCGCCGATGATCGAGGCCGAACCGGCCGATGATGATCGCCTGCTCGCGTTCGTCGAGCCGGTCCAAAATTCGGCGGACTTTCTGCTCGCGATCGGCCTGGGCCGATTCCTCGACCGCCGGGTTGGCCCGCTGCTCCTGCGTCGCTTCGAACAGTTCGTCGTAGCTCGTGCGGAACCGGTCGCGGGTGCGATACTCGGTCGGAATCGTGCGGGCGAAGTTCTTCATGATCGCCCACGAGGCGTACGTGCTGAACTTGTTCCCGCGGGCGTAGTCGAACTTTTCGATCGCACGCAGCAACGACACGTTGCCGTCGCTCACCAGCTCGAAGAAGTTCTGATCCGGAGTGACGTGCCGCTTGGCGATCGAGACCACAAGCCGCAGGTTGGCGCGGACGATGTGGTTCTTGGTCGCCACGATCTCTTCATACAACGCCTCGATTTCGTCCATGATCGCCGCCTTGGGATGCTCGCGATCGAGCTCGTCCCGCAGCCGGGCGGCCTTGAACTTCAGGTAGTTGTACTTGCGGAACAGGTGCTGTTCCTGCTCGCGGGTCAACAGCGGCATCTCGTACAGGCTCGCCAAGTACGGCGGCAGCCCGGCCGGACGCTTCGGACGCCGGGCGGTCGTCTCGGCCTCGGGCATCGGCCCCAGGCAGGCGGTCTCGGCGCCCTTGCGGCGGAACCGCGGGTTCGGGATGAAATCGAGCGGCAGTTCAAAAATCCGCTCCGCCCGCATCTCGTTGACGACGCGGTAGATCGTCGTCTTCGTACGGTTGTAATCGTGGCACAGCCGATCGATCGACGCGCCGCGACGAAAGGCGTTGAACAGGTTCGTCTTTTGCACCTCGGTCAGCGGACCGGCCGGAGTGGGGAAGATCGCCTCGGCGGGCGAGTCGGCGTCGTGCTGACGCAGGGCCGTGCGGACCGTCTCGACGCTGCGGTCGAACCGATCGGCCAAGCGGCGGACGATCTCCGCAGGACCCGTGCCGGCGGCGGCCAGTTCGCGGGCCGCGTCGACCAGTTCCGCCCGTTCAGCGTCGGTGAGCTGGCTGAACTTGGCGCCCCGTTCAACCCGCTCGGCATTGTTGCGGACGAACCGATCGACGCTCGAGCGCAGGAAGCCGACCCGCTTGCGACCGTCGAACACCAGCCGCCGGCTGACGAGCCCGAGGGTCCGCCAGCGAGCGATCGTCTTGGTCGAAACGTTGAACTGCTTCGCAAGCTCCTCGACCGTGAACACCTGCTCGCCCATCGAGTCGGCGTGCAGGTCGGCCGCATCCGAGAGATCCTCGACGAGCAGGCGCAGGTCGTGCACCAGTTCGCTGCCGGGGATTTGCCGAGGAACGCTTTCCGCGGGCGCTTCGGGGGAGTGCAACTGCTCGAGCACCTGCCGGGGACGATACGCTTCGTCGGGATCGACGCTGGCGATCAACCGCTCGGCGGCGTCGATGCGCAGCAGGAGCTCCTCGCGCGATCCGGCACGGCGATGCCGGTCGCACAGCTCCTGGACCAGAGGGTTTTTGTAGTTCAAGTGCATGGTACGCCTCGTTCGTCTGCGTCCTTTGTCGCGGCGTGCGTGGTGTTCCTTGCGACTCGTTCGCCCACAGCAGTCTGCGATTGGTGCTTCGTCTGGGTTCCGGGGTGGTTTGTGACTAGCGACAGGAGAGACCCGGCGCCGGCCGCGTTGAGCCCGACTCCCTCTCTTGGAGCGGGGCCGTCACGCTGGCGCCCGCGACGTGCGTCGCGAGTTGCGGAGGGCCTTGCCCCGGGACGCTGCGGGTGCTAGCGACCAAAGGGCTAATGGTTGTACGCAGTTTGATGGAATTGGGTCGAGAGAAAGTTCGCGCCCGCTACGAATTTTTTGCCCCGGAATTTAGGCAACTTGGCTGCAAGCGGTTTCCTCGTCGTGATTTACGCCCCGTGAGCCGGGCCCTGGAGATCACGTCGCACACAGCGAGCCGATTCCCGAACGTGAACTGTCCCACGCTCGACAGGCCCGAATTCCGCTGAATTGTCGCGCTCGGCGATGCCGATGAGGCGGATATTGCCGATTCTTCCGCCCGCCAACCGCCGAAGGCCCGGACGCGGACCCCCGCAGCCAGTCTGAAAATCGATGTAACATCATGCAAATAAATATCTTGCGAATTTTCTGCGGGCTTCTGCAAGCGAGCCTGGTCGGGTCCGTCCTCGCGGCTGAAGCAGCCCCGCCATCCTCTCAACCGCAAACGGTCGACCTCACGCCACGGCTCTCCTCGGGGGACGTCGCCCAGGTGACGGCCAAACTGGAGGTCGGGGGCGAGGTGCTTGTGACTGACGACGCCGGGGAGGAAAAGCCGCTCCCGATGAGCGTCGTCGCCGAGCTCGCCTACACCGAGCAGTTCGTTCTGTGGTCGGCCGACGTCGACGCCCGGCTCGCCTCGCTGCGGCGCTACGATCGGGCCGACGCGACGCTCAAGGTCGGCGATCAGGGGGAGGATCGTTCGCTCCCCGCGGAGCGTCGCGACCTTGTGGCCGTGGCCGTCGGAGAGCTGCAGCTCGTGAATCGCCCCGGCGCCGTCGTGCCGCTCACCCGCGCACAACTCGATCTCGTCGACCTGCCGGCCAACACGCTGGTCCTCGACCGGCTGATGCCGGGGGGGACGATGACCATTGGCGACAATTGGGCGCACGACGCGCTGACGATGGCCGCCCTGCTCGGGTTGGACCGCGTCGGCGCTTGCGAGGTTCACAGCGCCGCGGTCGGCGTCGAACGCGATCAAGTGCAGATCCGTATGGCCGGCACGGTCAACGGCACAGCCGACGGCGCGGCGACGGAACTCGAAGTGCGGGGCGCGTACCTGTTCCATCTCAAACAAGGGCGGATCACCAAGTTCAATCTGGCCGTTCAGGAGAAGCGCAAAGCGGGCGAGATCAGCCCAGGGCTCGATGTGACGGCCAAACTGACGTTGGTCGTCAAACCGGTCGACGCCAATCAGGCCCCGTTTGACGCCGAGGCGGTCGCCGAGGCGGCGGACGCCGAGCCGACGGCGCTGGCCCGCTTGGCGGTCGACGACCCCCGACGAGGCTTCCGCTTTCAGCACGGCAGCGAATGGTTCGTCACCGGCGAACAACCGCAACTGCTGTCGCTGCGGCTGTGGCGGGGAGGCGAGCTGCTGGCCCATTGCAACGTGACGACGCTCCCCGGGCGGTCCGAAAAGCACCCGACGACGATCGCCGAACTCGAAGCCGACGTGAAGACGGCGCTCGGGAAGAAGATCGAGTCGATCTCCGCGGCCGAGGAGTGGATCGCCCCCAACGGCAACCGCTGCCTAGCCGTGTTCGCCAACGGCAAGGTCGACGAGGCGCCGATCCAGTGGCGCTATTACCTGATCACGGCGCCGGGTCGGCCGCAAGCGTCGGTCGCGGTGACGGTCGAGCAAGATCGGCTCGAGGCGTTCGACAATGCCGATCGGGAGTTGATCGACACGCTCGAGTTCGTCGGAGACGAGCCGGCGACGGCGGCCAAGACGCAAGCGATTCGCTGAACGACGCTCGCTTGGTCGACTCAGCGGCGACGCCAGATGCGGTGGGAAGCGGGCGAACGCACCGCCGAGCGGTTCTGCCGCT from Pirellulales bacterium harbors:
- a CDS encoding rhodanese-like domain-containing protein, with product MSHLVALAAVIFLAPGGATRTQVEWSKDSFKTIQQNLDAKKAVLVDVRSPEEWKAGHVEGAVFLPVQSLFKHSFDAKKVAKTLPPKQGKGKKIIYTYCAVGMRSKQAAAILTPLGYEVRALKAGYEDLVEAGFSDAKPHRETAAGGN
- a CDS encoding sigma-70 family RNA polymerase sigma factor, translating into MHLNYKNPLVQELCDRHRRAGSREELLLRIDAAERLIASVDPDEAYRPRQVLEQLHSPEAPAESVPRQIPGSELVHDLRLLVEDLSDAADLHADSMGEQVFTVEELAKQFNVSTKTIARWRTLGLVSRRLVFDGRKRVGFLRSSVDRFVRNNAERVERGAKFSQLTDAERAELVDAARELAAAGTGPAEIVRRLADRFDRSVETVRTALRQHDADSPAEAIFPTPAGPLTEVQKTNLFNAFRRGASIDRLCHDYNRTKTTIYRVVNEMRAERIFELPLDFIPNPRFRRKGAETACLGPMPEAETTARRPKRPAGLPPYLASLYEMPLLTREQEQHLFRKYNYLKFKAARLRDELDREHPKAAIMDEIEALYEEIVATKNHIVRANLRLVVSIAKRHVTPDQNFFELVSDGNVSLLRAIEKFDYARGNKFSTYASWAIMKNFARTIPTEYRTRDRFRTSYDELFEATQEQRANPAVEESAQADREQKVRRILDRLDEREQAIIIGRFGLDHRREPLTLKEVGAELGVTKERIRQIEARALSKLRAAAEAEKITLEI